A genomic window from Gossypium hirsutum isolate 1008001.06 chromosome D12, Gossypium_hirsutum_v2.1, whole genome shotgun sequence includes:
- the LOC107942515 gene encoding pentatricopeptide repeat-containing protein At5g61370, mitochondrial encodes MRFLFPPVWHRFLTQIINTQKPKNILHSLYSSSTTSPELEELRKVVSSSIGGLDDLESSLNRFKLSLSSLLVTEVIKYCENVAPTRRLLRFFLWSVKSLSYSLEDKDFNYAVRVFAKRKDHRAIEILISDLRNEGRLMESQTFSVVADILVKLGREDEALGIFKNLEKFKCPQDGFSLTAIVNALCAKGHAKKAEGVVYHHKDKIAGVEPCIYRSLLYGWSIQENVKEARRVIKEMKSAGVELDLYCYNTLLRCLCGANLKCNPSGLVPEALNVMMEMRSYRIAPTSISYNILLSCLGKTRRVKESCRILDLMKKTGCAPDWITYYLVARVLYLTGRFGKGNMIVDEMIEQGLTSDCKFYYDLIGVLCGVERVHFAVELFEKMKRSSLGGYGPVYDVLIPKLCRGGNFEKGRELWDEAVALGVSVSFSTDVLDPSITQVFKPTRKVKEFNLKDCKMAKNTVNMKHKIIKGNKGKKNISQKNKSVSK; translated from the coding sequence ATGCGTTTCTTGTTTCCACCCGTTTGGCACCGCTTTTTGACGCAAATTATCAATacccaaaaacccaaaaatattttacacTCTCTATATTCATCATCAACAACATCACCGGAACTGGAGGAGCTTCGTAAGGTAGTTTCGAGCTCCATTGGTGGTTTAGATGACCTGGAGTCGAGTTTAAACCGGTTTAAGCTTTCTTTATCATCGTTACTTGTTACTGAGGTTATAAAGTATTGCGAAAATGTAGCTCCGACTAGAAGGTTATTGAGATTTTTCTTGTGGTCGGTTAAGAGTTTAAGTTATAGTTTGGAAGATAAGGACTTTAACTATGCGGTTCGAGTGTTTGCAAAACGGAAGGATCATAGGGCAATAGAGATATTGATTTCGGATCTTAGGAATGAGGGGCGACTAATGGAGAGCCAGACTTTCAGTGTTGTGGCTGATATATTGGTTAAATTGGGGAGAGAAGATGAAGCATTGGGTATTTTCAAGAACTTGGAAAAGTTCAAGTGCCCGCAAGATGGTTTCAGTTTGACTGCCATTGTGAATGCTTTATGTGCTAAAGGGCATGCTAAGAAAGCTGAAGGTGTAGTTTATCATCACAAGGACAAGATTGCTGGTGTTGAGCCTTGTATATATAGGAGTCTCCTTTATGGTTGGTCCATTCAAGAGAATGTAAAGGAAGCTCGCAGAGTTATCAAGGAGATGAAGTCAGCTGGCGTTGAGCTTGATTTGTATTGCTATAACACATTGCTTAGGTGCCTTTGTGGGGCAAACCTTAAATGCAATCCTTCCGGCCTCGTTCCGGAAGCTTTAAACGTGATGATGGAAATGAGATCCTATAGAATTGCCCCAACATCAATCAGTTATAACATATTGCTTTCTTGTTTGGGGAAGACAAGAAGAGTGAAAGAATCATGTCGGATTCTTGACTTGATGAAAAAAACCGGCTGTGCTCCGGATTGGATAACATATTATCTTGTTGCCAGAGTATTGTACTTGACAGGAAGATTTGGCAAGGGAAATATGATAGTGGATGAGATGATTGAACAGGGGTTGACCTCTGATTGTAAGTTTTACTATGATCTCATTGGTGTTCTTTGTGGAGTGGAGAGAGTGCATTTTGCTGTTGAGTTGTTTGAGAAGATGAAGAGAAGCTCATTGGGTGGGTATGGACCAGTTTATGATGTGCTTATACCAAAACTTTGCAGGGGAGGCAACTTTGAAAAGGGTCGAGAGCTGTGGGATGAGGCTGTTGCTTTGGGTGTTAGTGTTTCCTTCTCCACTGATGTTTTGGACCCTTCAATCACTCAAGTTTTCAAGCCAACGAGAAAGGTGAAGGAGTTCAATCTTAAGGACTGTAAAATGGCTAAGAATACAGTGAATATGAAGCACAAGATTATCAAAGGAAACAAGGGTAAGAAAAAtatatctcaaaagaataaatcTGTTTCCAAATAA
- the LOC107942516 gene encoding probable xyloglucan 6-xylosyltransferase 5, which yields MGQDNFAPQKRSSTGGGGGLPTIRNEAGAGGRNRGFPSMPRGRQMHKTFNNIKITILCGFVTILVLRGTIGVGNLGSSEAEAINQNLIEETNRILAEIRSDSDPTDPDESPETELNPNVTYTLGPKITDWDQQRKVWLSKNPEFPNFVNGKARILLVTGSPPNPCDNAIGDHYLLKAIKNKIDYCRLHGIEIVYNMAHLDKELAGYWAKLPLIRRLMLSHPELEWIWWMDSDAFFTDMVFEIPLYKYEKYNLVIHGYPDLLFEQKSWIALNTGSFLFRNCQWSLDLLDAWAPMGPKGPIREEAGRILTANLKGRPAFEADDQSALIYLLLSQKDQWMDKVFIENQYYLHGYWAGLVDRYEEMMEKYHPGLGDERWPFVTHFVGCKPCGSYGDYSVERCLRSMQRAFNFADNQVLKLYGFRHRGLLGPNIKRIRNETATPLEIVDQLDIRRSVHGKTESKS from the coding sequence ATGGGTCAAGATAATTTCGCCCCGCAGAAGAGATCTTCTACTGGCGGCGGCGGAGGTTTACCGACAATCCGCAACGAGGCTGGCGCTGGCGGAAGAAACCGTGGATTTCCCAGTATGCCGCGTGGCAGGCAGATGCACAAGACATTCAACAACATTAAAATCACAATCCTTTGCGGCTTCGTTACGATCCTCGTCTTGCGCGGCACAATCGGCGTCGGAAATTTGGGAAGCTCCGAAGCCGAAGCCATCAACCAAAACCTGATCGAAGAAACCAACCGGATCCTAGCTGAGATCCGCTCCGACTCCGACCCCACGGATCCCGATGAATCTCCTGAAACTGAGCTCAATCCTAATGTTACATACACTCTGGGGCCTAAAATTACGGACTGGGATCAGCAGCGTAAGGTTTGGCTTTCCAAAAACCCTGAATTCCCTAATTTTGTTAATGGAAAAGCTCGAATCTTGCTCGTCACTGGGTCGCCCCCTAACCCTTGTGACAATGCTATAGGAGACCATTATTTATTGAAAGCGATAAAGAATAAGATTGATTACTGTAGGCTTCATGGGATTGAAATTGTTTATAACATGGCTCATTTAGACAAGGAACTTGCTGGTTATTGGGCGAAATTGCCATTGATTAGGAGGTTAATGTTGTCTCATCCCGAACTTGAGTGGATTTGGTGGATGGATAGTGATGCTTTTTTTACAGATATGGTGTTTGAGATTCCTTTGTACAAGTATGAGAAGTATAATTTGGTTATTCATGGCTACCCCGATTTGTTATTCGAGCAGAAGTCGTGGATCGCATTGAATACAGGGAGTTTTCTGTTTCGGAATTGCCAGTGGTCATTGGATTTGCTTGATGCGTGGGCGCCGATGGGACCTAAGGGTCCGATTCGTGAGGAGGCTGGGAGGATTTTGACTGCTAATTTAAAAGGAAGGCCTGCATTCGAAGCCGATGACCAGTCGGCTTTGATTTACTTGTTGCTTTCGCAAAAGGATCAATGGATGGATAAAGTGTTCATTGAGAATCAATACTATTTGCATGGTTATTGGGCAGGGCTGGTTGATAGGTACGAAGAGATGATGGAGAAATATCATCCGGGATTGGGAGATGAGAGGTGGCCATTTGTGACTCATTTTGTGGGCTGCAAGCCCTGTGGGAGTTATGGAGATTACTCTGTGGAGAGGTGCTTGCGCAGCATGCAAAGGGCATTCAATTTTGCTGATAACCAGGTGCTTAAGCTTTATGGGTTTAGACATAGGGGATTGTTAGGCCCCAACATTAAGAGGATCAGGAACGAGACGGCAACTCCTTTGGAGATTGTTGATCAGCTCGACATCCGTCGTTCAGTGCATGGAAAAACTGAATCAAAGAGCTAG
- the LOC107942518 gene encoding uncharacterized protein has protein sequence MVETDGILESLLFEWENFNSIASKSEPSQLIKQPRSMVMIRDSLPQSDLSIFPPINHENLHYQIQQQQQNPVSEPSLLPPSGAGDVIQSSGDHGFGVWLGTLLQIVRAKIVTLACYFSYENGTIGRAFRSFRGIADVELLVLLWWLCKRIRRRRCGEENMERLKTIIKEKDEKIVGLLNQIAQMNARMGSKS, from the exons ATGGTAGAAACCGATGGAATTTTAGAAAGCTTATTATTTGAATGGGAAAATTTCAATTCCATCGCCTCAAAATCAGAACCCAGTCAACTAATAAAGCAGCCAAGGTCGATGGTGATGATCCGAGACTCCCTTCCTCAATCCGACCTCTCCATCTTCCCTCCCATCAACCATGAAAATCTCCATTATCAAattcaacaacaacaacaaaacccAGTTTCCGAACCATCTCTGTTACCGCCGTCCGGTGCCGGTGATGTCATCCAATCATCCGGTGATCATGGGTTCGGAGTTTGGTTGGGTACTTTGCTTCAAATTGTGCGTGCTAAGATCGTTACCCTCGCCTGTTATTTCAGTTATGAAAACGGGACCATTGGAAGGGCATTTCGGTCTTTTAGGGGGATCGCTGACGTGGAGCTCCTGGTGCTATTATGGTGGTTGTGCAAGCGGATACGGCGGCGGAGGTGCGGGGAAGAGAACATGGAACGgttgaaaacaataataaaagagAAAGACGAG AAAATTGTGGGATTGTTGAACCAGATTGCCCAAATGAATGCAAGGATGGGTAGCAAGTCGTAA